From a single Bacillus pumilus genomic region:
- a CDS encoding phage tail spike protein — translation MNQLFVQDKGTKQEYEIVGSSPRITDGIDGKKTMELQIEAGFTDPISFEALVGRNLLIVDERVHKRQKYVIRNFSKSQDGNVLSKSVSATHIYAFLLSKNRVDEVIQGELTLEKAFAHALKGSKFTFKIMDDAKDIKPIKNEGFGDAFSIELIDTIISSYKIELDVNNYEIYIHKKIGKKINKTLDTRANINGLTVTISEDNTATRGRGFGKQKEEKDTISESAMGYESKTGTWSFDNSLKADFTNKPGATFTFSFTGTGFRFVTLTSKLGGKWEFKIDDDKTKTISVYKDQSPKKETIKVIRGLEHKKHKVVATFKGKDSKNPNTKGKKTAAPTMYLLRDNVIETYREYKNENEKYVFEPVLFVHPNEKDFLIDGQPTWAEPIKDDAVTKAEDMNTLLKEKVNPFPEVTVSIDFEEFEIEELKGLEDELNKGDTLHVIADTPEHGITFEDDVRAVSMTYNPLDSTEKPDVTFTNVQKDMFDLQLEDRRRIRNQERYIKEQKNSLFAQIQAAKSELSDLIEKGKTGSPQNAGFSLVFKGGSWGSSAGDVYIDGSDLIFETPENYEMVYATVDGSSLLKQNGITPSIDYEDNQTDTFIISFFQSGKKIKPDQVPDTSKISVGIVGY, via the coding sequence AAAGACAATGGAACTACAGATTGAAGCGGGCTTTACTGATCCTATATCTTTTGAGGCATTGGTCGGGAGAAACCTTCTAATTGTAGATGAAAGGGTACACAAGCGGCAAAAATACGTTATCCGAAATTTTTCAAAATCTCAAGATGGTAATGTATTGTCTAAAAGTGTTTCGGCTACTCATATTTATGCTTTTTTGCTATCAAAAAACAGAGTAGATGAGGTTATTCAAGGTGAATTAACACTAGAAAAGGCGTTTGCTCATGCCTTGAAAGGGAGTAAATTCACGTTCAAAATTATGGATGATGCGAAAGACATCAAACCTATCAAAAATGAAGGGTTTGGCGATGCATTTTCTATTGAACTGATAGATACGATTATTTCAAGTTATAAAATTGAGCTTGATGTAAATAATTACGAGATTTATATACACAAGAAAATAGGAAAGAAAATCAATAAAACGCTTGATACTAGAGCGAATATAAACGGTCTTACTGTCACTATTTCAGAAGATAACACGGCCACAAGGGGTAGAGGCTTCGGCAAGCAAAAAGAAGAAAAAGACACGATAAGTGAAAGCGCTATGGGTTATGAGAGCAAAACCGGTACGTGGTCTTTTGACAATTCTTTGAAAGCTGATTTTACGAATAAGCCTGGTGCCACTTTTACTTTTTCTTTCACGGGGACCGGATTCCGATTTGTTACCTTAACTTCAAAACTAGGCGGTAAATGGGAATTTAAGATTGATGACGATAAGACGAAAACGATCAGCGTTTATAAAGATCAATCACCTAAAAAAGAAACGATAAAAGTCATTAGAGGTCTTGAGCATAAAAAACATAAAGTCGTGGCTACATTCAAAGGAAAAGACAGCAAAAATCCCAATACAAAAGGGAAGAAAACAGCGGCACCGACTATGTATCTATTAAGAGACAACGTGATTGAAACATATCGGGAATATAAAAATGAAAATGAAAAATATGTATTTGAGCCGGTCCTTTTCGTTCATCCAAACGAGAAGGATTTTTTAATTGACGGGCAGCCCACATGGGCCGAACCAATTAAAGATGATGCCGTTACAAAGGCAGAAGATATGAACACTCTTTTGAAAGAAAAAGTCAATCCATTCCCGGAAGTGACCGTGTCAATTGATTTTGAGGAATTTGAAATTGAAGAGCTAAAAGGGTTAGAGGATGAACTCAACAAGGGTGACACGCTGCATGTTATAGCCGATACACCTGAACATGGTATCACGTTTGAAGATGATGTAAGAGCCGTCAGCATGACTTATAACCCTTTAGACTCGACCGAGAAACCTGATGTGACTTTTACAAATGTTCAGAAGGACATGTTTGATTTGCAGCTTGAAGACAGGCGAAGAATCAGAAATCAAGAGCGTTATATCAAGGAACAAAAAAATAGTTTATTTGCTCAAATTCAAGCAGCAAAAAGCGAATTGTCCGATCTAATTGAAAAAGGAAAAACAGGCAGCCCGCAAAATGCGGGTTTTAGTTTGGTCTTTAAAGGTGGATCGTGGGGTTCTTCTGCTGGTGATGTGTATATAGACGGAAGCGATTTAATATTTGAAACACCTGAAAATTATGAAATGGTTTATGCGACTGTAGACGGCTCGTCGCTGCTTAAACAGAACGGGATCACGCCTTCAATTGACTATGAAGACAATCAAACTGATACATTCATCATTTCCTTTTTTCAGAGTGGAAAAAAAATAAAGCCGGATCAAGTGCCCGATACTTCAAAAATATCGGTTGGTATTGTCGGCTATTAA